A window of Tatumella citrea genomic DNA:
TGATGCCCCTGCGGGCCGTTGCTAAAGCAACGTTGTCTCACTTCGTTCGGCTCAAACCTCCTGCGGAGGTTCTCATCCTCTTCAGACTACAGGCGTAAAAAAACCCGCTAAAAGCGGGTTTCTTCGAAAGTGGTCGGCGAGAGAGGATTCGAACCTCCGACCCACTGGTCCCAAACCAGTTGCGCTACCAAGCTGCGCTACTCGCCGAAATACTGCTTACTGCTGCATCTTTTGCCTGGTGCGAAGAGAGGGACTTGAACCCTCACGTCCGTAAGAACACTAACACCTGAAGCTAGCGCGTCTACCAATTCCGCCACCTTCGCATATCCAGCAAAAAATGGGGTGGCTAATGGGACTCGAACCCACGACAACTGGAATCACAATCCAGGGCTCTACCAACTGAGCTATAGCCACCATATTTTTCTTACTTCTTACAACGTAGCTAAAAACACCTTTACTACTCTCGCGGTAAATCACTGCAGCTCTTACGCTAACCAAAAATGGTGCGCCCGACAGGATTCGAACCTGAGACCTCTGCCTCCGGAGGGCAGCGCTCTATCCAGCTGAGCTACGGGCGCTTAGCGCCGTTGCGGATGCGGATATTACGGGGTTGAGCTAATCCTGTCTAGTGCTTTTTTAATAAAATTATTCATTTGCTTATCGTTTGCACAGTTTGACTGAAGATCCAGCACACTGAGCAACTTTTGCACTGAAATAATCTCCGGCACTATAAATCACCCCGCCAGTGATACTTTTGATAACGCAGCAATTGCCACTGCCGCCGCCAGCGTGAAGGTTGCTTTATCAGACGATATAACCACTCCAACCCCAGTTGCTGCCAGATTGCCGGCGCCCGTTTCACGACGCCACAGAAAACATCGTAAGTCCCCCCGACTCCCATATACAGAGCATCAGGATAAACTTCACGGCAACGGCGAATAAATAGCTCCTGTCGCGGTGAGCCCATCGCCACTGTGATAATTTTGGCACCACTGTCGGCAATATTCTGAATAACAGCTTCTGTTTGTTGCTCAGAAAAATAACCGTCGTGGCTGCCAGCGATATTAACCGGCCACAACCGGTGTAATTTATCGCAGGTCTGCCGCAACACCTCCGGCTTTCCACCCAGCAGATACACCGGTATCTTCCTCTCTGCGGCCTGTTGCATTAACTCCTGCCACAGATCGGCACCGGCAACTCTACGGATATCACTGCCCGGATACTTTTTTCTGACGGAACGAACAATGCTGATCCCGTCAGCATAGTTAAATTCGGCCTCAGACAGGATCTCCTGTAACAACGGATCTTTTTCGGCTGAGAGTATCTTTTCCGCATTAATCGCCACCAGCATCCCTCTGCGGGGCTTATCCGGAGGCAACAGGAACTCAGCGAATTGTTTCACTGAACGGAAACCGTATAGCGACACCCCCCGAATCCGGTACGGAGGGGAACCAGGGTATTTATTCATTACCTTCTACAATCCAGAGGTTATTGATTTTTAAATGTTAATACTGTGTCAGTGACCGGCGTTTTGCGTTGCCGAATGACACCTGCACTGTCCAGCAACCAGAACAACAGTTTGGCCACCACCAGGCAGAATAAAAAAATAACGCTAAAAAACACGATTCTTGACCCGAAAGCATCCAGCCCTTCGCGTGCCAGCACTATCAGATTGAAAATGGCTCCGAAACAAAAGCTATTCAGCACTGCCGCAGTGTAACGGTTAGACTCCTGCATCGCCCGGCGATAAATATAATCGAAGCCACGAATGATAAATCCTACGACCACCGCTCCCGGAATCAACAGCCACACTCCGCCCATCACCACCAGCGAACCAATCAGTGTGGGTGATATCGCCAGCCCGGAATGGTTATGCAATACATCCCAGGTAAAGTAGTTGGCGCTGTTCAGAACCTCTGACGGGCGACCGTGCCACAGCCATGAGGGAATAAACACATAAAAATCCCGCCACATCGGTGCCAGCCCCTGAAACTCAATCCGGTGATAATGGCTCAGTAACAGGGCAAGATTTTCCCACGGAGAAAAGGTATCCCGCGTGAGATACAAAAATGTATGGAATGCCTCATCGCCCGAGACCTGCAGGTTATAACGGCGCAAGGCCAGCCAGAACATGCCTACTACCGACAAAACACCCGCCGATACCAGCATGGTGAGATTAATCCAGCCCCGGGTAATACCAATAAACAAAAACAGGGCAAACGCGATAATGACATTGGCCCGGGTGCCCCCGACAATCAGATAAGTCAGTAATCCAAAACTGACAGTATATCCGAGGAATATTAACCAGTTCTTACGGGTCGGCTTGAGGAAATAGACAATAAGCATCGCCGGAATAAAGAAATAAAAAAACCGCTTGAGCGCCACCCCGGAAACCTGACTGGAAAATATCTGGCTGTAGGAACTCAGCCGGAACAGCAGGAAACCATTATGCATAAAGAACACCCCGACGGTGCCGATAGCAATCAGCGCCAACAGGCTACAGAAAATCAACGTTTCAACCCGGTTCATGCTAAACAACGGCGGCGCAGTGGCGACAGCAGGACGACGGAATTTTAGCTTATAACTCAGATAGTAAACTCCATAAAAACCGGTAGCAGACAACAATGCTGCCAGTAAATATTCGGGGGAAACGACCGGAGTATCAAAACAGAACACCAGCAGGCAGGTAAGCGGAAAACCAAAGTAGAAAGTCAGCAAAAACAGCAGAGTAAAGAACAGATGGAAGTTAAACCGCTCCCGGCGAAACTCTTTTGCCGCCAGTACCAGCACAAAACCCAGGCAACAAAGATAAACCAGCGTGAGCCCGGAAAGCTGTAATAAATTCATGATACCGCCCCCTGTTCCAGTTGTACCAGCATCCGGTGCCACCCTTCCAGATACCCCGGAGAAAGAAAGGCAATGGCGGTTTTATCGCAGCTGGCTAACTGCCGTCGGGCTTCATTAATTGCCGCCAGTGACAGGTCATCACCGCGAAATAATACCGGCAGCTGTTGTTCGGTCAAATCCTGCCAGAACGGATTATCACGGCTGACCACGAACGGAATGTTTTTCTCAATCAGCAGGCAGAGAGTACCAATCCCCTGCTGACGTTTAAAAATAAAATAGCCTAAACGGCAGCTATCCAGTAACGCCAGATAAGCCGGAAAATCCAGGGTTTCGGTGAGTAATGTCACCTGCCCTTCAGGAAAATAGTGTTCAGCCACAGACCTGACCCGGGCAATATATGCCTCATTACCCGCCGGATATCCCATAGGTACCATGACCCGTATCTGTTGACCGAACTGCTGCCGGATATCGGCCAGAGCCTCTGCATGGCGATTCGTCGGGTCCCCTGAATTTCCTAACAGGATAGTCAGTGGCTGCTCATCCTCCGTCACTGCAACTGGCGGGGAAGAGGATGGCATACGGGCCGGAAAATAGAGCAGTGAAGCAGGTACCGAAGCCACACGTTGTCGCAAATGACTGATATCTCCCCGGGTCGCCCAGACACTGGCCACCCGTTTTTGGGCTATACGGCGCAGCAGATAAAACAGGCGGAAACGTAGCTGCCGGGAATCCTCATATAAATCAGCCCCCCAGATATGCCAGTGCAACTGGTGGCGGGCAATTTTCCGGCTGGCTAAGGCCAGCCACAACCAGGGATTAAACTGCCCATGGCAAAAAAATTGTTGTTGCCGGTTTTCCGCTAACTCCACTACTGCCTGTGCCAGACTATTTTTGTCAGGAAATACCTGCACATCCAGCATTGTAAATCCCGCAACTGACTGAGGGTCCTGAGCAACCACCATAAATTTTCGGGCACGGGTGGCAGGAATCTGCACTGACAACTGCTGGTCAAAGAAACGCAGCACGGTCAGGTTATGATGCGGAATATCCGACCCCAGCAGATGAATTAAGCTTGTCATTTTCGGTACCAATACATAAACACCGCCCCACACAGGGCAAAATAGAGCATATAAGTCAGACAATAGGCCTGAACTGCTCCGCTAACACCGTGCATCGGAATCAGCCAGCTGGCGCTGGCAAGCAGCAACACAAACTGGCTCAGCTCGGTGAGCAAATAGAAACGTAAAGAGGCTTTGGCAATGACCAGGTAACCAAATACGTAGGCACCTACCTTAAAAAAGTCACCGGTTAATTGCCAGACAAACAAATCGCGCATTGCGGCGAACTTCGCAGTAAATAACAGCCAGATCGCAACATCCCGCAACAGCCAGACCAGTAATGCCACTCCGGCGACGACTGGCATAACAAAGCGCAATGCCCGAAAAATAACGCGCCCGGTCGCCTGCTTGTCACTTTGTTTTGCCAGCGTTGGCAGCAACCAGACACTAAAAGTCGCAGTAATAAATTGCAACCAGGCGTCCGAAATGCTGCTAACTCCCTGCCAGAGTCCCACCTGTTGCCAGCCGGTATGCGCTGCCAGCAGGTTACGCATCATAATCCACGCGACCGGAAGGGTGATGGCGGTCATCAGTGCCATGAGGGTATATCTGAGCAACTGAGCCGCCAGCCGGGGATCCCAGCGAGGAATAAACCAGCTCCATTGCAAGGTAGTACCTGATTTCAGCAAAGCAATCGCAGGTATCAGACTGATAGCCGGAACCAGCGCGATTCCGGCCAGAGCTCCGGAGTAGCCCCCGACCAGCCAGCACAACAGATAGCCTGCCACACCGAGCAGGCTGCCTCCGGCCACAACCAGCGCATTGGCCCGTGCATTTCGGTACCCTTTTAGCTGTGACTGCAGCAGGTTAGTCCAGGCAATACCAATCTGCAGAAAAGCGACAATACGGATTACCTGGCGGTACTGGTCGCTGCCAAACAACAACTCACTGATTGGTGCCGCCGCCAGACTGAAAACCACACATAACAACAGCGAAAAGCCAATGATTATCGAGGAGGAGGTCGCCGTCAGTGCCTGCAACTTATCTGGCTGATCCTGATATTCAGCAACATAACGAGTGACCCCATTGAATATCCCGGCTCCGGCCAGAACCCCCAGTACCGTAACCATCTGGCGAAAATTCCCAGCCAGCCCGATACCTTCAGGGCCATAACTGACAGCCAGTAGTTTAACCACCAGCAACCCGGCCAGAATTTTGATAAGCGTTGAAAAGGAGGTCCAGACAGAGGCTTTTGCCAGCGACATTAGTGCAGAAAGCTCATCAGTGAGCCGATAACCGTTTTCTGGTTATTATCCGACAGATTATAAAACAGCGGTAAGCGCAACAGCCGTTCACTTTCCACAGTAGTGTAGCGGTCGGTCCCGTGAAAGCGTCCGAACTGTTGTCCGGCAGGAGAACTATGCAGTGGAATATAGTGGAATACCGCTAAAATATCGGCTTCTTTCATCCAGTCAATTAAACGTGAACGGACCGAATTATCTGCCAGACGAATATAAAACATATGCGCATTATGGGTACAGTTTTCAGGAACCGACGGCAGCGACAACCGCCCCTGTTGCTCCAGCGGTAATAATGCCTGGTAGTACTGATTCCATAACGTCAGCCGTCGCTGATTAATCTGTTCCGCAGCCTCAAGTTGAGCCCAGAGGTACGCTGCCTGCAAGTCTGACATCAGATAGCTGGAGCCCAGATCCCGCCAGGTGTATTTATCTGTCTGACCACGAAAAAACTGGCTACGGTTAGTTCCTTTCTCACGAATAATTTCCGCTCTGGCAACCAGCGACTCATCATTAATCAGTGTCGCACCACCTTCCCCGCCCGCAGTATAGTTTTTAGTTTCGTGAAAACTAAAACAACCAATATGACCGATAGTCCCTAGTGGCCGGCCTTTATAGGAGGACATCACCGCCTGGGCTGCGTCCTCTATCAGAAACAGGTGATGCTTTTCGCAAAGACTGACAATACTATCCATTTCGCAGGCAACCCCGGCATAATGCACCGCAACAACCGCGCGGGTTTTTTCGGTAATCGCTGCTTCAATCAGAGTTTCATCAATATTGAGTGTATCCGGACGGATATCGACGAACACAATTTTCGCCCCGCGCAGCACA
This region includes:
- the wzxE gene encoding lipid III flippase WzxE, translating into MSLAKASVWTSFSTLIKILAGLLVVKLLAVSYGPEGIGLAGNFRQMVTVLGVLAGAGIFNGVTRYVAEYQDQPDKLQALTATSSSIIIGFSLLLCVVFSLAAAPISELLFGSDQYRQVIRIVAFLQIGIAWTNLLQSQLKGYRNARANALVVAGGSLLGVAGYLLCWLVGGYSGALAGIALVPAISLIPAIALLKSGTTLQWSWFIPRWDPRLAAQLLRYTLMALMTAITLPVAWIMMRNLLAAHTGWQQVGLWQGVSSISDAWLQFITATFSVWLLPTLAKQSDKQATGRVIFRALRFVMPVVAGVALLVWLLRDVAIWLLFTAKFAAMRDLFVWQLTGDFFKVGAYVFGYLVIAKASLRFYLLTELSQFVLLLASASWLIPMHGVSGAVQAYCLTYMLYFALCGAVFMYWYRK
- a CDS encoding TDP-N-acetylfucosamine:lipid II N-acetylfucosaminyltransferase, with the protein product MTSLIHLLGSDIPHHNLTVLRFFDQQLSVQIPATRARKFMVVAQDPQSVAGFTMLDVQVFPDKNSLAQAVVELAENRQQQFFCHGQFNPWLWLALASRKIARHQLHWHIWGADLYEDSRQLRFRLFYLLRRIAQKRVASVWATRGDISHLRQRVASVPASLLYFPARMPSSSPPVAVTEDEQPLTILLGNSGDPTNRHAEALADIRQQFGQQIRVMVPMGYPAGNEAYIARVRSVAEHYFPEGQVTLLTETLDFPAYLALLDSCRLGYFIFKRQQGIGTLCLLIEKNIPFVVSRDNPFWQDLTEQQLPVLFRGDDLSLAAINEARRQLASCDKTAIAFLSPGYLEGWHRMLVQLEQGAVS
- the rffA gene encoding dTDP-4-amino-4,6-dideoxygalactose transaminase — its product is MIPFNSPPVTGSEIEYMQSAMSSGKLSGDGGFTRRCQQWMEQRFGSHKVLLTPSCTASLEMAALLINIVPGDEVIMPGYTFVSTANAFVLRGAKIVFVDIRPDTLNIDETLIEAAITEKTRAVVAVHYAGVACEMDSIVSLCEKHHLFLIEDAAQAVMSSYKGRPLGTIGHIGCFSFHETKNYTAGGEGGATLINDESLVARAEIIREKGTNRSQFFRGQTDKYTWRDLGSSYLMSDLQAAYLWAQLEAAEQINQRRLTLWNQYYQALLPLEQQGRLSLPSVPENCTHNAHMFYIRLADNSVRSRLIDWMKEADILAVFHYIPLHSSPAGQQFGRFHGTDRYTTVESERLLRLPLFYNLSDNNQKTVIGSLMSFLH
- the wecG gene encoding lipopolysaccharide N-acetylmannosaminouronosyltransferase encodes the protein MNKYPGSPPYRIRGVSLYGFRSVKQFAEFLLPPDKPRRGMLVAINAEKILSAEKDPLLQEILSEAEFNYADGISIVRSVRKKYPGSDIRRVAGADLWQELMQQAAERKIPVYLLGGKPEVLRQTCDKLHRLWPVNIAGSHDGYFSEQQTEAVIQNIADSGAKIITVAMGSPRQELFIRRCREVYPDALYMGVGGTYDVFCGVVKRAPAIWQQLGLEWLYRLIKQPSRWRRQWQLLRYQKYHWRGDL
- the wzyE gene encoding ECA oligosaccharide polymerase, which gives rise to MNLLQLSGLTLVYLCCLGFVLVLAAKEFRRERFNFHLFFTLLFLLTFYFGFPLTCLLVFCFDTPVVSPEYLLAALLSATGFYGVYYLSYKLKFRRPAVATAPPLFSMNRVETLIFCSLLALIAIGTVGVFFMHNGFLLFRLSSYSQIFSSQVSGVALKRFFYFFIPAMLIVYFLKPTRKNWLIFLGYTVSFGLLTYLIVGGTRANVIIAFALFLFIGITRGWINLTMLVSAGVLSVVGMFWLALRRYNLQVSGDEAFHTFLYLTRDTFSPWENLALLLSHYHRIEFQGLAPMWRDFYVFIPSWLWHGRPSEVLNSANYFTWDVLHNHSGLAISPTLIGSLVVMGGVWLLIPGAVVVGFIIRGFDYIYRRAMQESNRYTAAVLNSFCFGAIFNLIVLAREGLDAFGSRIVFFSVIFLFCLVVAKLLFWLLDSAGVIRQRKTPVTDTVLTFKNQ